One Pleurocapsa sp. PCC 7327 DNA segment encodes these proteins:
- the nblS gene encoding two-component system sensor histidine kinase NblS, with the protein MAAATLVVSLLMSGLTFWAVNTIQQDARLNDTRFGRDLGLLLAANVVPSIAEDNLTEVARFSSRFYQSTSSVRYMIYADREGKIFFGIPYSEAEVKNSLTIERRIQLPEDYADSTELPMVRQHITPDGEVTDVFVPLRHEGKYLGVLAIGINPNPTVVASSNITRDVTIAVFISIWAMVILGAVFNALAITKPIKELLVGVKNIAAGNFKQRIDLPFGGELGELIFSFNEMAERLERYEEQNIEELTAEKAKLETLVSTIADGAILLDPNLQLLLVNPTARRMLGWEGRDAIGANVLDLFPSELKEQLSEPLHQLASGHVLKSENAELANDLPPAENFDRLSLGDSSTSPEEFRLTIAQPTRRTVRIFLTQVLDRHSEAIKGIAMTLQDVTREAQLNEAKSQFISNVSHELRTPLFNIKSFIETLCEFGNDLTENERREFLETANHETDRLTRLVNDVLDLSRLESSKTYHLDAVDIAQIIEQTLRTYQLNAKDKGLEIIQEVEPNLPPVLGHYDLLLQVITNLVGNSLKFTEAGGKISIRAYKFDRADRKSQVRVEVSDTGIGIDPEDREAIFERFFRVENRVHTLEGTGLGLSIVKNIIEKHHSKVHLISEVGVGTTFWFDLCIYQEPEQA; encoded by the coding sequence ATGGCGGCTGCAACATTAGTTGTATCCTTGCTCATGAGCGGTCTGACTTTTTGGGCAGTCAATACCATTCAGCAAGATGCCCGCCTAAACGATACCCGCTTCGGTCGAGATTTGGGACTCCTGCTAGCTGCTAATGTTGTTCCTTCGATCGCTGAAGACAATTTGACAGAAGTAGCACGCTTCTCCAGTCGTTTTTATCAGAGTACTTCCAGCGTGCGCTACATGATTTACGCCGACCGGGAAGGCAAGATTTTTTTTGGCATTCCCTACTCGGAAGCTGAAGTAAAAAACTCGCTGACTATCGAACGTCGCATACAGCTACCAGAAGATTACGCTGACAGTACCGAACTGCCAATGGTGCGCCAGCATATTACGCCAGATGGAGAAGTGACTGACGTATTCGTCCCCCTCAGACACGAAGGGAAATATCTAGGCGTGCTGGCGATCGGCATAAATCCCAATCCGACAGTTGTTGCTTCCTCTAACATAACCAGAGATGTTACAATCGCCGTTTTTATTTCCATTTGGGCAATGGTTATCTTAGGGGCTGTTTTTAACGCCCTCGCCATTACCAAACCCATTAAAGAGTTATTGGTAGGCGTGAAAAATATCGCAGCTGGAAACTTTAAACAGAGAATCGATCTGCCCTTTGGCGGCGAACTGGGCGAGTTAATTTTCAGCTTCAACGAGATGGCAGAACGGCTAGAACGCTATGAAGAGCAAAATATCGAAGAACTCACGGCGGAGAAAGCCAAGTTAGAAACGCTAGTGTCCACCATTGCCGATGGCGCGATTTTGCTCGATCCCAACTTGCAATTACTATTAGTCAATCCCACAGCAAGGCGAATGTTGGGTTGGGAAGGGCGAGACGCGATCGGGGCTAACGTTCTCGACCTTTTTCCCTCAGAGTTGAAGGAACAACTGAGCGAACCACTCCACCAACTCGCTTCCGGTCACGTCCTTAAATCGGAAAATGCCGAGTTAGCAAATGACCTGCCGCCAGCCGAAAATTTCGATCGCCTGTCTCTAGGTGATAGCAGCACCTCTCCAGAAGAATTTCGCTTGACTATAGCGCAACCTACTCGACGGACTGTTCGCATCTTCTTAACGCAAGTTCTCGATCGCCATAGCGAGGCGATTAAAGGAATTGCCATGACATTACAGGATGTAACTCGCGAGGCGCAATTAAATGAAGCCAAAAGTCAATTCATCAGCAATGTCTCTCACGAATTGAGAACGCCTCTGTTTAATATCAAATCATTTATTGAAACCCTTTGCGAATTTGGAAACGATTTAACGGAAAACGAACGTCGAGAGTTTTTAGAAACAGCTAATCACGAAACCGATCGCCTGACTCGATTGGTCAATGACGTACTCGATTTATCTCGTCTAGAATCTTCAAAAACCTATCATCTCGATGCTGTCGATATCGCTCAAATCATCGAACAAACGCTGCGAACCTATCAACTCAATGCCAAGGATAAAGGACTAGAAATCATCCAAGAGGTCGAGCCAAATTTACCACCTGTTTTGGGTCATTACGATTTATTACTGCAAGTAATAACCAACTTAGTTGGCAATTCTCTCAAGTTTACGGAAGCGGGGGGCAAGATTAGCATTCGTGCCTACAAGTTCGATCGCGCAGATCGCAAGTCTCAAGTCAGAGTAGAAGTATCGGATACAGGGATTGGGATCGACCCCGAAGATCGAGAAGCGATTTTTGAACGTTTCTTCCGCGTTGAAAATCGGGTTCATACCCTAGAGGGAACGGGACTTGGACTGTCAATCGTTAAAAATATTATCGAGAAGCACCATAGCAAAGTGCATTTAATTAGCGAGGTGGGAGTAGGAACGACTTTCTGGTTCGATTTATGCATCTATCAAGAACCCGAACAAGCATAG
- a CDS encoding hybrid sensor histidine kinase/response regulator, translating into MSKQIAKSLEKIPLRLLLLVPFVLQIFAAVGLTGYLSLQNGQKAVNDLASQLQREISSRIDQHLDSYLKTPRAINQINVDAVRLGLLNLGDIKKTGHYFWKQMQAFEDVGYISYVLTTGEYTGAGRWMEGKGVTIDEVSADTKWKNYTYATDSQGNRTEVVFTSDYKPLTESWYTDTVRAGKPIWSQVFPWSDVPDILSISVSYPIYDYAKKLKGVLSVDFRLTGIGDFLRNLAVTPSAKIFILERNGLVLASSSPEKPYKMVNGKAQRLNVLESKDPLIRATADYLRKHFGSFNEIQNSQQLEFMLDGKRQFVRVTPWRDELGLDWLVAIAVPESDFMAQINANTRTTILLCLGALAIATVLGIYTSRWISRPLLRLSQASQAIASGQLDRQVKVEGVSELRILARSFNQMAKQLRDSFVALQKTNAELETRVEQRTAQFKKAVQAAMKAASESATAKQAAEVANRAKGEFLANISHELRTPLNSVIGYANILMNDRALSPQQAKRAKIIQRSGTYLLTLISDILDFSKAEASKLELEPTDFHLPSFLEEICGIFEMRAQEKKLLFQCQMTGDIPTGVRADEKRLRQVLINLLGNAVKFTDKGQILLKVSEIGTNYRSNFIPHKQIRFEVVDTGVGISPSHLETIFQPFEQVGDRDRKRGGTGLGLAISKQLLELMGSQLQVSSQLQQGSTFWFDLALPVVEIALETQPKGRIKGYQGKPRRILVVGDRQENRSLLLSLLKPLGFEVMMAKNGEQGLTIARQLKPNLILTDIMMSVKTGLTMTREIREIPEIKDVPIIAISASLIEMMEETCLRAGCNAFLSKPIDQQQLLSLLKEYLHLEWIYEGEY; encoded by the coding sequence ATGAGCAAGCAGATTGCCAAAAGTCTTGAAAAAATCCCGTTACGTCTTTTGCTTCTAGTGCCCTTTGTTTTACAAATCTTCGCCGCTGTAGGATTGACAGGATATCTATCCCTACAAAACGGACAAAAGGCTGTCAATGACCTTGCTAGTCAGCTACAGAGAGAAATTAGCTCGCGGATCGACCAGCACCTCGATAGTTATTTAAAAACCCCGCGAGCAATCAATCAAATCAATGTGGATGCCGTAAGGTTGGGTCTGCTCAATCTAGGAGACATCAAAAAAACCGGGCATTACTTTTGGAAACAAATGCAAGCATTTGAAGATGTGGGTTACATCAGTTACGTACTGACGACGGGCGAATATACAGGCGCGGGACGCTGGATGGAAGGTAAGGGTGTTACCATCGATGAAGTTTCCGCCGATACCAAATGGAAAAACTATACCTACGCAACCGATAGTCAAGGAAATCGCACCGAAGTAGTCTTTACCTCTGATTACAAACCTTTAACAGAATCTTGGTATACGGACACGGTTCGGGCAGGCAAACCGATATGGAGTCAAGTTTTTCCCTGGAGTGACGTTCCAGATATTTTGTCGATCTCGGTTAGCTATCCGATTTACGACTACGCTAAAAAACTAAAAGGGGTCTTGAGCGTTGATTTCCGGCTTACAGGGATTGGCGATTTCTTGCGCAATTTAGCAGTCACTCCGTCAGCCAAAATCTTTATCTTAGAGCGCAACGGGCTAGTGTTAGCCAGTTCGAGTCCTGAAAAACCTTACAAAATGGTGAACGGTAAGGCACAAAGACTGAATGTTCTAGAAAGTAAAGATCCTTTAATTCGAGCCACAGCCGACTATTTAAGAAAACATTTCGGCAGCTTTAATGAAATTCAAAATAGTCAACAGCTTGAGTTTATGCTCGATGGCAAACGCCAGTTTGTCCGAGTCACCCCTTGGCGAGATGAGTTAGGTCTAGACTGGTTAGTAGCGATCGCGGTGCCAGAATCGGATTTCATGGCACAAATTAATGCTAATACTCGAACTACGATTTTGTTATGCTTGGGTGCTCTAGCAATAGCAACTGTCTTGGGGATCTATACGTCTCGTTGGATTAGCCGACCGCTTCTGCGATTGAGCCAAGCATCCCAAGCCATTGCGAGCGGTCAACTAGATCGACAAGTTAAGGTCGAAGGGGTAAGCGAACTGAGAATTCTGGCTCGCTCTTTCAACCAAATGGCTAAGCAACTTCGAGACTCTTTTGTCGCGCTTCAAAAGACCAACGCAGAACTAGAAACCCGCGTCGAACAGAGAACCGCTCAATTCAAAAAAGCCGTGCAAGCAGCGATGAAAGCAGCTTCAGAAAGCGCTACCGCCAAACAAGCCGCAGAAGTAGCTAATCGCGCCAAAGGTGAGTTTTTGGCAAATATAAGCCACGAACTGCGCACTCCTCTCAATAGCGTCATTGGTTATGCCAATATCTTGATGAACGATCGCGCTCTATCTCCCCAACAAGCCAAAAGAGCCAAAATTATTCAGCGCAGCGGAACCTATTTATTAACGCTAATTAGCGACATTCTAGATTTTTCTAAGGCAGAAGCTAGCAAGCTCGAACTCGAACCTACTGATTTTCATCTTCCTAGTTTTTTAGAAGAAATCTGTGGCATCTTTGAGATGCGGGCGCAAGAAAAGAAACTGCTGTTTCAGTGCCAGATGACGGGCGACATCCCCACTGGCGTAAGAGCCGATGAAAAGCGACTCAGACAGGTATTAATTAATTTGCTCGGCAATGCCGTCAAGTTTACCGACAAAGGACAAATACTCCTCAAAGTTAGCGAAATCGGCACGAACTATAGATCGAATTTCATCCCTCATAAACAAATTCGCTTTGAAGTCGTCGATACGGGAGTGGGAATTAGCCCATCGCATTTAGAGACAATTTTTCAACCCTTTGAACAAGTTGGCGATCGCGATCGCAAGAGAGGCGGTACGGGTTTGGGCTTAGCAATTAGCAAACAACTGTTGGAATTGATGGGCAGCCAACTACAAGTATCAAGCCAACTACAGCAAGGTTCGACTTTTTGGTTCGATCTCGCCTTACCCGTCGTCGAGATAGCTTTGGAAACCCAACCGAAGGGACGGATTAAAGGTTATCAAGGAAAACCGCGCAGAATTCTTGTGGTAGGCGACCGACAAGAAAATCGTTCGCTTCTGCTCAGTTTGCTCAAACCCTTGGGGTTTGAGGTAATGATGGCAAAAAATGGCGAGCAAGGATTGACCATTGCCCGTCAACTTAAACCCAATCTCATCTTGACCGATATCATGATGAGCGTTAAGACTGGCTTGACGATGACGAGAGAAATTCGAGAAATTCCTGAAATTAAAGACGTGCCAATTATCGCGATTTCAGCCAGTCTAATCGAAATGATGGAGGAAACTTGTTTGCGTGCTGGCTGTAATGCTTTCTTGTCAAAACCTATAGACCAACAGCAGTTGCTCTCTTTACTGAAAGAATACTTGCACTTGGAATGGATTTATGAAGGCGAATACTAA
- a CDS encoding geranylgeranylglycerol-phosphate geranylgeranyltransferase, giving the protein MLNTPSSSDSISGTSQFCAFAELFRLPVSVVAALAGCATTYALNSALPLQLYLLTAGVLFCMTAAACAINDYWDLNKDRINHPNRPLPSGRLSIEQAWWAAVVLFTCALIAAIPLGLYSFILVAVSIILLWNYSHLLTYSGILGNVLVATIIAFLILLGSLVAGKPFAMSYPLGFLFCYALARELIWDVHDAKGDRDYGIITVANRWGEQTAFSIAWGLIGVLSASIPVALIGLPMAHPLLFAAFSSVMLLIFGTTLFPYQQQPSERTYERFVFWERIGMLLGVLGLLGAAPPF; this is encoded by the coding sequence ATGCTGAATACTCCTTCGTCTTCCGATTCTATTAGCGGGACAAGTCAATTTTGTGCGTTTGCCGAACTTTTCCGGCTCCCAGTCAGTGTCGTTGCTGCCCTAGCAGGCTGTGCCACGACTTATGCCCTAAATTCAGCGCTTCCACTCCAGCTATACCTACTAACGGCAGGTGTTTTATTCTGTATGACTGCTGCCGCCTGCGCGATTAACGACTATTGGGATCTAAATAAAGATCGAATCAATCATCCTAACAGACCGCTTCCATCCGGTCGCCTTTCAATCGAGCAAGCATGGTGGGCTGCTGTTGTTCTATTTACTTGCGCTCTGATAGCTGCTATTCCTTTGGGGCTTTATTCCTTTATCCTGGTCGCTGTCAGTATCATTTTACTTTGGAATTACTCTCATTTGCTGACCTACAGCGGTATTCTTGGCAATGTACTCGTTGCAACCATCATTGCCTTTCTAATTTTGCTGGGCAGTTTGGTAGCTGGAAAGCCGTTCGCGATGTCTTACCCATTAGGGTTTCTCTTCTGCTATGCCTTGGCTAGGGAACTTATTTGGGACGTACACGATGCAAAAGGCGATCGCGATTATGGGATTATTACAGTTGCCAATCGGTGGGGAGAGCAAACGGCTTTCTCAATCGCTTGGGGTTTGATTGGCGTGTTGAGTGCATCAATTCCGGTCGCTCTCATCGGTCTACCGATGGCGCATCCTCTATTATTTGCAGCATTCTCCTCAGTTATGCTGCTGATCTTTGGAACCACATTGTTTCCCTATCAACAGCAACCTAGCGAGCGAACTTACGAAAGATTTGTCTTCTGGGAGCGCATTGGTATGCTGTTGGGAGTGCTAGGGCTGTTAGGTGCCGCTCCACCGTTTTAA